A region of Pseudomonas saponiphila DNA encodes the following proteins:
- a CDS encoding MaoC family dehydratase, whose translation MSNHWHDLHRPASLPPLFLKAALRRGIKNTPLPEQGLRCWISVEPRRLEAYRQVCGYLDNGLLPATYPHVLAFPLQMQLLTAPAFPFPLLGLIHLANRIRILRPMGNVSRVRVAVRVGNLQPHAKGAMFDLLTTVEDLLGPLWEAESRMLCRGVQVPGEPGVLSSIAGLGLNEVSRWQARSDIGRRYARVSGDYNPIHLSTWSARLFGFPRAIAHGLWNKARTLAALSDTLPAGNIEVTVQFIKPLLLPGEVRLLASAAGSSGELQLLGDGDLLHMQGGWQPIA comes from the coding sequence ATGAGCAACCACTGGCACGATCTGCACCGGCCCGCCTCCCTGCCGCCGCTGTTTCTCAAGGCCGCTCTGCGGCGCGGGATCAAGAACACGCCGTTGCCGGAGCAGGGCCTGCGCTGCTGGATCAGCGTTGAGCCACGCCGGCTGGAGGCCTACCGCCAAGTCTGCGGTTACCTCGACAACGGCCTGCTGCCCGCCACCTATCCCCATGTGCTGGCCTTCCCGTTACAGATGCAGTTGCTCACCGCCCCGGCCTTTCCTTTCCCCCTCCTGGGGCTGATTCACCTGGCCAACCGGATCCGCATTCTGCGGCCCATGGGCAATGTCAGCCGCGTGCGAGTCGCCGTCCGGGTGGGCAACCTGCAACCTCACGCCAAGGGCGCAATGTTCGATCTGCTGACCACGGTCGAGGATCTGCTGGGGCCACTGTGGGAGGCCGAAAGCCGCATGCTCTGTCGGGGCGTGCAAGTGCCGGGCGAGCCCGGCGTCCTGTCGTCGATTGCGGGGCTGGGCTTGAACGAAGTCAGCCGCTGGCAGGCCCGGAGCGATATCGGCCGGCGTTACGCCCGGGTTTCCGGCGACTACAACCCGATTCATCTCAGTACCTGGAGCGCCCGCCTGTTCGGCTTCCCCAGAGCCATCGCTCACGGTCTGTGGAACAAGGCACGAACCCTGGCGGCCCTGAGCGACACCTTGCCGGCCGGGAATATCGAGGTGACGGTGCAATTCATCAAACCGCTGCTGCTGCCAGGTGAAGTGCGCTTGCTGGCCAGCGCGGCGGGGTCTAGCGGTGAGCTGCAATTACTGGGCGACGGTGATCTGCTGCACATGCAGGGTGGCTGGCAACCGATCGCCTGA